The following are encoded together in the Corticium candelabrum chromosome 1, ooCorCand1.1, whole genome shotgun sequence genome:
- the LOC134194028 gene encoding ankyrin repeat and SOCS box protein 2-like — translation MSERDITTLNSQLEVAVENNEGDEVERLLSEGASRNACGVDGWPVLLDACNRRSYSVCKLLVKRGADVNKTDSWGMTALMLVAWNGDDEMVDFLLSSNADAGQKDAVSVCDAV, via the exons atgagtgagagagacatcacaacattgaATAGCCAACTAGAGGTTGCTGTAGAGAATAACGAAGGTGATGAGGTTGAAAGATTGTTGAGTGAAGGGGCTTCACGGAATGCTTGTGGTGTTGat GGATGGCCTGTATTGTTGGATGCTTGTAATAGACGCTCTTATTCTGTATGTAAGCTGCTAGTGAAGAGAGGAGCAGATGTGAACAAAACTGATTCTTGG GGTATGACTGCTCTAATGTTGGTAGCATGGAATGGTGATGATGAAATGGTCGACTTCCTTTTATCATCaaatgctgatgctggacAGAAGGATGCGGTGAGTGTATGTGATGCAGTTTGA
- the LOC134193154 gene encoding ankyrin-2-like isoform X2, which translates to MFRGHMSTAGCLVLATQRVEDVTVKHRLPLLYWACKNKRDDVIKAIVKLGTEVKDDWERTLLHYAARYDSRDVVELLLANKADADASDKLFSLMQSVEDLVLENVCKLLQWACSNEEMDVARKIAQKFFHAVEEESGRTLLHFAAQLGHRDAVNYLLEKKADADAKDKDGKRPYQLADGELRRRLRKAIDEQKYAVLFAEGTVRPEIIKLCYIGSEGAGKTTLMEALKRGWFKRIFTNENQADDPYCEEERTIGINVMTANIPGVGRVSLWDHAGQKQFHKTHGLFFSPSNSFFILLVSLVRGKERRLCSVEELRDELQYWLSFLRSSLD; encoded by the exons ATGTTTcgaggtcacatgtcaacagctggtTGTTTGGTGTTGGCAACTCAAAGAGTTGAAGATGTTACAGTTAAG CATCGTCTTCCTCTGTTGTATTGGGCATGTAAGAACAAGAGAGATGATGTGATAAAAGCAATTGTTAAGCTGGGAACAGAAGTCAAGGATGAC tggGAACgaactttacttcactatgcTGCTCGGTATGACAGTCGTGATGTGGTTGAGCTTCTCTTGGCCAACAAGGCAGATGCTGATGCTTCAGACAAG TTGTTTTCattaatgcagtcagttgaagatCTTGTACTTGAG aatgtgtgtaagctgctgcagtgggcatgtagCAATGAAGAAATGGATGTTGCAAGGAAGATTGCACAGAAGTTTTTTCACGCAGTGGAGGAGGAG tctggtcgcactttacttcactttgctgctcaaCTTGGTCATCGTGATGCAGTCAACtatctgttggagaagaaggcagatgcagatgctaaagataag GATGGTAAGAGACCATACCAACTGGCTGATGGTGAACTGAGAAGACGACTAAGGAAAGCAATA gatgaacagaagtatgcTGTTCTGTTTGCTGAAGGCACAGTGAGACCAGAAATCATCAAGTTGTGTTACATCGGTTCAGAAGGAGCAGGAAAGACGACACTCATGGAGGCTCTCAAACGAGGATGGTTCAAACGAATTTTCACAAACGAGAATCAAGCAGACGACCCGTATTGTGAAGAGGAACGTACAATTGGTATCAACGTGATGACAGCCAATATTCCAGGAGTGGGTCGTGTTTCACTGTGGGACCACGCAGGTCAAAAGCAGTTCCACAAAACCCACGGCCTCTTCTTCTCTCCATCCAACTCGTTCTTCATCTTGCTAGTGAGTCTAGTGAGAGGAAAGGAGAGACGACTGTGCAGCGTTGAGGAGTTGCGAGACGAGCTTCAGTACTGGCTCTCATTTCTCAGATCCAGTTTGGATTGA
- the LOC134193154 gene encoding ankyrin-2-like isoform X1 yields MFRGHMSTAGCLVLATQRVEDVTVKHRLPLLYWACKNKRDDVIKAIVKLGTEVKDDWERTLLHYAARYDSRDVVELLLANKADADASDKHGVKPFDFAISNGHMSIAVQLFSLMQSVEDLVLENVCKLLQWACSNEEMDVARKIAQKFFHAVEEESGRTLLHFAAQLGHRDAVNYLLEKKADADAKDKDGKRPYQLADGELRRRLRKAIDEQKYAVLFAEGTVRPEIIKLCYIGSEGAGKTTLMEALKRGWFKRIFTNENQADDPYCEEERTIGINVMTANIPGVGRVSLWDHAGQKQFHKTHGLFFSPSNSFFILLVSLVRGKERRLCSVEELRDELQYWLSFLRSSLD; encoded by the exons ATGTTTcgaggtcacatgtcaacagctggtTGTTTGGTGTTGGCAACTCAAAGAGTTGAAGATGTTACAGTTAAG CATCGTCTTCCTCTGTTGTATTGGGCATGTAAGAACAAGAGAGATGATGTGATAAAAGCAATTGTTAAGCTGGGAACAGAAGTCAAGGATGAC tggGAACgaactttacttcactatgcTGCTCGGTATGACAGTCGTGATGTGGTTGAGCTTCTCTTGGCCAACAAGGCAGATGCTGATGCTTCAGACAAG CATGGTGTCaagccttttgattttgcCATCAGTAATGGTCACATGTCAATTGCTGTTCAGTTGTTTTCattaatgcagtcagttgaagatCTTGTACTTGAG aatgtgtgtaagctgctgcagtgggcatgtagCAATGAAGAAATGGATGTTGCAAGGAAGATTGCACAGAAGTTTTTTCACGCAGTGGAGGAGGAG tctggtcgcactttacttcactttgctgctcaaCTTGGTCATCGTGATGCAGTCAACtatctgttggagaagaaggcagatgcagatgctaaagataag GATGGTAAGAGACCATACCAACTGGCTGATGGTGAACTGAGAAGACGACTAAGGAAAGCAATA gatgaacagaagtatgcTGTTCTGTTTGCTGAAGGCACAGTGAGACCAGAAATCATCAAGTTGTGTTACATCGGTTCAGAAGGAGCAGGAAAGACGACACTCATGGAGGCTCTCAAACGAGGATGGTTCAAACGAATTTTCACAAACGAGAATCAAGCAGACGACCCGTATTGTGAAGAGGAACGTACAATTGGTATCAACGTGATGACAGCCAATATTCCAGGAGTGGGTCGTGTTTCACTGTGGGACCACGCAGGTCAAAAGCAGTTCCACAAAACCCACGGCCTCTTCTTCTCTCCATCCAACTCGTTCTTCATCTTGCTAGTGAGTCTAGTGAGAGGAAAGGAGAGACGACTGTGCAGCGTTGAGGAGTTGCGAGACGAGCTTCAGTACTGGCTCTCATTTCTCAGATCCAGTTTGGATTGA
- the LOC134193145 gene encoding uncharacterized protein LOC134193145 codes for MASRGDYYRDGQRVLQHVVDYIRELFKGKINIIQECLVIDCRRSSSPEMRKLRRVLRGVKQQLQQSAPLYPRLCQPVVSKLLPSLREKQEDPFMETATLMEKIEQEACPGQEKNVVEKVVGFLDESGEIAVVGDVAALNPACLHQYAIGPIVASKDFKWHVKSERNDGTVTKEEAKTSIDHYLRDHKIAVQLNTDKVLAINKSLGICFKVEGRDDTYMFPALLPPKDLSVMWKKVESKKVYVGRRQVCRSQTTIFSPSTFCMFQSKVCITLDRKARLWRDGLILSQGSTVHNLVECLVAMIDPVRSVDFVCRGGKQTEAECVSLLDTVMSLWRDMLDSYSPGTEYQTEYLSRKHLEEHKELKQVAAYSQKEIDEAEAKEEGAHAAVKQVVGDELMVESLGDLLVVQPISQSAPVSSSAVFNAVIGCGSCQWYSFGLKLDFNHDQIEALCHDKVTPADKLSAIIQVKTKQVGDVKKTDDLLLEACRHLPDPIDGAVKEKLGIYH; via the exons ATGGCCAGTCGAGGAGATTATTATCGTGATGGTCAGCGTGTGTTGCAGCACGTGGTCGACTACATTCGTGAGCTGTTCAAAGGCAAGATCAACATCATTCAAGAATGTTTGGTTATCGACTGCAGGAGGAGTTCATCTCCTGAAATGAGAAAACTGAGGAGAGTGTTGCGTGGTGTGAAGCAGCAGCTACAGCAA TCTGCTCCTCTGTATCCTCGTCTTTGTCAGCCAGTCGTGTCCAAGTTGCTTCCCTCTCTTCGTgagaaacaagaagatccATTCATGGAGACGGCAACACTCATGGAGAAGATTGAGCAAGAAGCATGTCCAGGACAAGAGAAGAATGTTGTAGAGAAGGTAGTTGGTTTTCTGGATGAATCAGGAGAG attgctgttgttggtgatGTGGCTGCTCTCAATCCTGCTTGTCTACATCAATATGCCATCGGTCCTATTGTTGCTTCCAAGGATTTCAAGTGGCATGTCAAGTCAGAGAGAAATGATGGCACAGTAACAAAAGAAGAAGCAAAAACGTCAATCGATCATTACTTGAGAGATCACAAGATTGCTgttcaactcaacacagataAAGTTCTCGCTATCAACAAATCTCTTGGtatctgcttcaaagtggaaggcagagacgacacgtacatgtttccagctctcttgcctcctaaggatctgtctgtcatgtggaaGAAAGTTgagagtaagaaagtgtatgtCGGTCGACGTCAAGTGTGCAGAAGTCAGACGACCATCTTCAGTCCATCTACATTCTgcatgtttcaatctaaagttTGCATTACTTTGGATCGAAAGGCAAGGCTGTGGAGGGACGGACTGATCTTATCACAAGGCAGTACAGTTCATAATCTCGTTGAGTGTTTGGTGGCCATGATAGATCCTGTTCGTTCTGTTGACTTTGTGTGTCGTGgaggcaagcaaacagaagcAGAATGTGTTTCACTGCTggacactgtcatgtctctttggagAGATATGTTAGACAGCTACAGTCCGGGCACTGAATATCAGACTGAAtatctgagcagaaagcatttagaggaacacaaagaactgaaacaagttgcTGCCTACTCTCAGAAGGAGATCGACGAAGCAGAAGCAAAGGAAGAAGGAGCACATGCTGCTGTCAAACAAGTAGTTGGTGATGAGCTGATGGTAGAAAGTCTTGGCGACCTGCTGGTTGTTCAACCCATCAGTCAATCAGCTCCAGTTTCATCCAGTGCAGTCTTCAATGCTGTTATTGGGTGTGGTTCATGTCAATGGTATTCATTTGGACTAAAACTAGACTTtaatcatgatcagattgaAGCTTTGTGTCATGACAAAGTGACTCCTGCTGATAAATTGTCTGCAATCATCCAAGTAAAGACCAAACAAGTTGGTGATgtgaagaagacggatgatCTGCTGCTGGAGGCATGTAGACATTTACCAGATCCAATTGATGGTGCAGTGAAGGAGAAGCTTGGAATTTAtcattag